A single window of Sphingobium sp. SCG-1 DNA harbors:
- a CDS encoding TolC family protein produces the protein MYRIFAALLAVALCAPVRAQEGSPPFTLARALEMAGAKSPATQAGQAGVASARAARAVAALRPNPELNLQTENVGGSGAYSGFGSAETTAQVTLPLELGGKRSARIAVADAQHERALVERAVIDADLGLSVTQAYVAAVAAARREDVAARQLAIAADALNAARVRVQAGRASPLEEQRAGLMHVNAQATQQQTRRLADVARANLSSLIGAPVEGLLDQLWFDALAAAGPVDRAPVATMLIARAAALDVATAQAQVRLAGAQRTPDVQLFAGPRRLSATNDTAALFGVNIPLQLFNNGSAALAQARAEQQKADATRRMTEIQLTQAIASADAEVANAETAARIAAGPALAAAEEAARIARIGYREGKFGQIDLLDAERSLADTRLAAVDALATYHDAMARRARLTIPAPRDFGN, from the coding sequence ATGTATCGCATTTTCGCGGCCCTGCTGGCCGTGGCCCTGTGCGCCCCCGTGCGGGCGCAGGAAGGGTCACCGCCCTTCACCCTTGCGCGCGCGCTCGAAATGGCAGGTGCTAAGTCGCCCGCCACCCAGGCCGGGCAGGCCGGCGTCGCATCGGCGCGGGCCGCCCGCGCCGTCGCCGCCCTGCGCCCCAACCCCGAACTCAATCTCCAGACCGAAAATGTCGGCGGCAGCGGCGCGTATAGCGGCTTTGGCAGTGCGGAAACCACCGCGCAGGTCACGCTGCCGCTGGAACTGGGGGGCAAGCGATCGGCACGCATCGCCGTTGCCGATGCCCAGCATGAAAGGGCGCTGGTCGAACGCGCGGTGATCGACGCCGATCTTGGCCTGTCAGTCACCCAAGCCTATGTCGCCGCCGTCGCTGCGGCGCGGCGCGAGGACGTCGCCGCCCGGCAACTGGCGATTGCGGCCGATGCGCTGAACGCTGCGCGGGTCCGCGTGCAGGCCGGCCGCGCCTCTCCCCTTGAGGAACAGCGCGCCGGGCTGATGCATGTCAATGCGCAGGCTACGCAGCAGCAGACCCGCCGGCTGGCCGACGTCGCCCGCGCCAATTTGTCCAGCCTGATCGGCGCGCCGGTGGAAGGGCTGCTGGACCAGCTCTGGTTCGACGCGCTGGCTGCCGCCGGGCCAGTCGATCGCGCGCCCGTGGCCACGATGCTCATCGCGCGCGCCGCCGCGCTGGATGTCGCCACCGCGCAGGCCCAGGTCCGTCTGGCCGGGGCGCAGCGCACGCCCGACGTGCAACTCTTCGCCGGGCCGCGGCGCCTGTCGGCGACCAACGACACGGCGGCCCTGTTCGGCGTCAACATCCCGTTGCAACTGTTCAACAACGGATCGGCCGCTCTGGCGCAGGCGCGCGCTGAGCAGCAGAAGGCGGACGCCACCCGGCGCATGACCGAAATCCAGCTGACGCAGGCGATAGCGTCCGCCGATGCGGAGGTCGCGAACGCGGAAACCGCCGCGCGCATCGCTGCGGGGCCGGCGCTGGCCGCCGCCGAGGAAGCTGCCCGCATCGCCCGCATCGGCTATCGGGAGGGGAAGTTCGGCCAGATCGACCTGCTCGATGCCGAACGCTCGCTGGCCGACACCCGCCTCGCAGCGGTCGATGCGCTCGCCACCTACCATGACGCCATGGCCCGCCGGGCCCGGCTGACCATCCCCGCGCCCCGCGATTTTGGGAATTGA
- a CDS encoding carbon starvation CstA family protein, which yields MTRHILWILTAIIGAVALSVVAVSRGEEVNALWIVVAAVSCFLVAYRYYALFIARHVMRLDAARSTPAIRRADGLDYVATEKSVLFGHHFAAIAGAGPLVGPVLAAQMGYLPGTLWIIVGVVLTGAVQDFMILFISMRRDGKSLGELIRMEMGQVAGTIALFGAFMIMVIILAVLALIVVKALAESPWGMFTVAATVPLAMAMGAYTRWIRPGRIGEVSLLGLIGLLAAIVYGQAIAQAPYWGPIFTFSPLTLCWILIGYGAVASVLPVWLLLAPRDYLSTFLKIGAIAALAIGIVIMAPPLKMPALTQFADGGGPVWSGGLFPFLFITIACGAVSGFHALIASGTTPKLIASEAHATMIGYGAMLMEAIVAIMALVGASILDPGIYFTMNSPAALIGTDPASAAAAVAAMGFPISPDLIAQTAKDVGEHSIISRAGGAPTLAVAMAEIFSHVFGGPAMKAFWYHFAILFEALFILTAVDAGTRAGRFMLQDLIALALPSFKDTTSQLPGFIATGLCVASWGFFLYQGVTDPLGGVNTLWPVFGISNQMLAAIALMLATAVLFRMKRDRYAWVTVLPTVWLLICTLSAGWLKLFSADAKVGFLAHAAKFSAAADADEVLSPAKSMAEMQRIIFNDRVDAALVGLFLAVVLALLFFTTKTSITARRAARPTAREIPVSSSSEVALR from the coding sequence ATGACCCGGCACATTCTCTGGATCTTGACTGCGATCATCGGCGCGGTGGCGCTTAGCGTCGTCGCAGTGTCCCGTGGTGAAGAGGTCAACGCATTGTGGATCGTGGTCGCCGCAGTCAGCTGCTTCCTCGTCGCCTATCGCTATTACGCCCTATTCATCGCCCGCCATGTGATGCGGCTCGACGCGGCACGGTCCACCCCTGCGATCCGCCGCGCCGACGGCCTCGACTATGTCGCGACCGAAAAGTCCGTCCTGTTCGGCCATCATTTCGCGGCGATCGCAGGCGCCGGGCCGCTGGTCGGGCCAGTGCTGGCGGCGCAGATGGGCTATCTGCCCGGCACGCTGTGGATCATCGTCGGAGTGGTGCTCACGGGGGCAGTGCAGGATTTCATGATCCTGTTCATTTCCATGCGCCGCGACGGCAAGTCGCTGGGCGAACTCATCCGCATGGAAATGGGGCAGGTCGCGGGCACGATCGCGCTGTTCGGCGCGTTCATGATCATGGTCATCATCCTCGCCGTGCTGGCGCTGATCGTCGTCAAGGCGCTGGCCGAAAGCCCGTGGGGCATGTTCACGGTGGCGGCGACGGTGCCGCTCGCCATGGCGATGGGCGCCTATACCCGCTGGATCAGGCCGGGACGGATCGGCGAGGTGTCTCTGCTCGGCCTCATCGGCCTGCTGGCCGCGATCGTCTATGGACAGGCGATCGCGCAAGCGCCCTATTGGGGACCGATCTTCACCTTCAGCCCGCTGACATTGTGCTGGATCTTGATCGGCTATGGCGCGGTCGCTTCCGTCCTGCCGGTTTGGCTGTTGCTCGCGCCACGTGACTATCTGTCGACCTTTCTCAAGATCGGGGCGATTGCCGCACTGGCCATCGGCATCGTCATCATGGCCCCGCCACTCAAAATGCCGGCGCTCACCCAGTTCGCCGACGGCGGCGGACCGGTGTGGTCGGGCGGGCTGTTTCCGTTCCTGTTCATCACCATCGCGTGCGGCGCCGTGTCGGGCTTTCATGCGCTGATCGCCAGCGGCACCACGCCCAAGCTGATCGCCAGCGAAGCCCATGCGACGATGATCGGCTATGGCGCGATGCTGATGGAAGCGATCGTGGCGATCATGGCGCTGGTCGGCGCGTCGATCCTCGACCCCGGCATCTATTTCACGATGAACAGCCCAGCCGCGCTGATAGGCACTGATCCGGCCAGTGCGGCCGCCGCCGTCGCCGCCATGGGCTTTCCCATCTCCCCCGACCTCATCGCCCAGACCGCGAAAGATGTCGGCGAACACAGCATCATCAGCCGCGCGGGCGGCGCACCGACGCTGGCGGTGGCGATGGCCGAAATCTTTAGCCACGTCTTTGGCGGCCCGGCCATGAAGGCCTTCTGGTATCATTTTGCGATCCTGTTCGAAGCGCTATTCATCCTGACCGCCGTCGACGCGGGCACCCGCGCCGGGCGCTTCATGTTGCAGGATCTGATCGCGCTCGCCTTGCCATCCTTCAAGGATACGACCAGCCAGTTACCCGGCTTCATCGCAACCGGTCTGTGCGTCGCGTCTTGGGGCTTCTTCCTCTATCAGGGCGTTACCGACCCGCTGGGCGGGGTCAACACGCTGTGGCCGGTATTCGGTATCTCCAATCAGATGCTTGCCGCCATCGCCCTGATGCTTGCCACCGCCGTCTTGTTCCGCATGAAGCGGGACCGCTATGCCTGGGTGACGGTGCTGCCCACAGTCTGGCTGCTGATCTGCACATTGTCGGCGGGTTGGCTCAAGCTCTTCTCGGCCGACGCCAAAGTCGGGTTCCTCGCCCACGCAGCCAAGTTCAGCGCAGCAGCGGATGCCGATGAAGTGCTCAGCCCCGCAAAGTCGATGGCAGAAATGCAGCGCATCATCTTCAACGACCGAGTCGACGCCGCGCTGGTTGGGCTGTTCCTGGCCGTCGTGCTGGCGCTACTCTTCTTTACGACGAAGACCTCCATCACTGCCCGGCGAGCGGCTCGGCCGACCGCGCGGGAGATCCCAGTTTCGTCATCAAGTGAGGTTGCATTGAGATAG
- a CDS encoding DNA-binding protein, giving the protein MVLTRDFKETVKERTARDPAFAKAMLDEAATAFLNGEPHIARLILRDLVNASVGFEALAAQTNRPSKSLHRMLSEKGNPSMDNLAAIFGAVRERLGVSIVAHAVELA; this is encoded by the coding sequence ATGGTACTGACGCGCGATTTCAAGGAGACGGTGAAGGAGCGCACCGCGCGCGATCCTGCCTTTGCCAAAGCCATGCTCGACGAGGCCGCGACGGCATTCCTTAACGGTGAGCCCCATATTGCACGCCTGATCCTTCGTGATCTGGTGAATGCGTCGGTTGGGTTTGAAGCCTTGGCGGCCCAAACGAACCGGCCGAGCAAAAGCCTGCACCGGATGTTGTCTGAGAAGGGAAACCCGAGCATGGACAATCTCGCAGCTATCTTCGGAGCGGTGCGCGAACGCCTTGGCGTTTCGATAGTGGCACATGCAGTAGAACTTGCCTGA
- a CDS encoding efflux RND transporter permease subunit codes for MIDAIVTFSVARRWLVLLLTLIACIIGGWSLGRLPIDAVPDITNNQVQINVRAPALSPELVESQVAFPIETALSGIEGLEYSRSLSRNGFAQITAVFTDSTDIYFARQQVNERLAGLAESLPAGVSPEIGPIATGLGEVYMWTVHLAHRKDDRHEPGEPGLQPDGSYITPEGERLTSQADQATYLRTAQDWIVTPLLKNTPGLAGVDAIGGYVKQFQVVPDLQRLAALRISLDDLARALEDNNSAIGAGVVDRNGEGLAVRSDGRISRAADLARTVIATREGVPILLDQVATVRTGQAIRMGSASENGREVVVGTAVMRVGENSRTVASAVARRLEDINASLPTDVIVQPVLDRTALVHSTINTVAKNLIEGALLVIVVLFALLGNFRVALVAALVIPITMLMTSFGMVQGGVSANLMSLGALDFGLIVDGAVIIVENALRRMADAQHREGRLLTLDERMATIAGASREMIRPSVYGQAIIILVYVPLLALTGVEGKTFTPMALTVILALICAFILSLTFVPAMLAILLSKPVEEKEGRIIGWIKARYEPGLVGALHRPKRTIGAAVVAFVAAIGVFLMLGQEFLPQLDEGDATAQVLRIPGTSVEQSQAMQFDVERAIATRPQVRFVFSKTGTAELASDPMPPNISDTFIIMKPRDQWPDPSLPKAELVAAIEKTLEKLPGHAFEISQPIQMRFNELIAGVRGDVAVKVFGDDADAMNRAANQVAAVLRKTEGAADVRVEQTEGLPILDIRPRREALAQFGLSMRAVQDVVAAAIGGRDAGMIFEGDRRFAVTIRLDDRQRADMAQLGQIPVPTPGGAYVPLGSVADIGVTDGPNQISRENGKRRIVVQANIRGRDVAGVVADAQAAIASDVRLPAGTYLEWGGQFENLASARDRLMLVVPTCFAVILLLLYGALGRVRDAVIVFTGVPLALIGGVLALFLRGMPFSVSAAVGFIALSGIAVLNGLVMLTSIQQLVGKGVEPVRAAWEGAMQRLRPVVMTALVASLGFVPMALATGSGAEVQKPLATVVIGGLISATLLTLFVLPTLYARFGSSNGAKVGRYDHNPEIGRT; via the coding sequence ATGATTGACGCGATCGTCACATTCTCCGTCGCGCGGCGCTGGCTGGTTCTGCTGCTGACCCTCATCGCCTGCATCATCGGCGGCTGGTCGCTTGGCCGCCTGCCCATCGATGCGGTGCCCGACATCACCAACAATCAGGTGCAGATCAACGTCCGCGCGCCTGCCCTGTCCCCCGAACTGGTCGAAAGCCAAGTCGCGTTTCCCATCGAAACCGCCCTGTCGGGTATCGAGGGGCTGGAATATAGTCGCTCGCTCAGCCGCAACGGATTTGCCCAGATCACGGCGGTCTTCACCGATTCGACCGACATCTATTTCGCCCGGCAACAGGTGAACGAGCGACTGGCCGGGCTGGCCGAAAGCCTGCCCGCCGGCGTATCCCCCGAAATAGGCCCGATCGCCACCGGCCTTGGCGAAGTCTATATGTGGACCGTCCATCTGGCGCATCGCAAGGACGACAGGCACGAGCCGGGCGAACCCGGCCTGCAACCCGATGGCAGCTATATCACGCCCGAAGGGGAACGGCTCACCAGCCAGGCCGATCAGGCGACCTATCTGCGCACCGCGCAGGACTGGATCGTAACGCCCTTGCTCAAAAACACGCCCGGCCTGGCCGGGGTCGATGCCATCGGCGGCTATGTGAAGCAGTTTCAGGTCGTGCCTGATCTCCAACGGCTTGCCGCACTGCGCATCAGCCTGGACGATCTGGCCCGCGCTCTGGAGGATAATAACAGCGCCATTGGCGCAGGGGTTGTCGATCGTAACGGCGAAGGGCTGGCGGTCCGGTCCGATGGCCGGATATCGCGCGCTGCCGATCTGGCGCGCACCGTCATCGCCACCCGTGAAGGCGTGCCGATTTTGCTGGATCAGGTTGCCACGGTCCGTACGGGGCAGGCGATCCGCATGGGGTCCGCATCGGAAAACGGCCGGGAAGTCGTGGTCGGTACGGCAGTGATGCGCGTCGGAGAAAACAGCCGCACTGTCGCGTCCGCCGTCGCGCGACGGTTGGAGGATATCAACGCGTCCCTGCCGACAGACGTCATCGTCCAGCCTGTGCTGGACCGCACGGCGCTGGTCCATTCCACGATCAACACCGTAGCGAAGAACCTGATCGAAGGCGCGCTGCTGGTCATCGTCGTTCTGTTCGCGCTGTTGGGCAATTTCCGTGTTGCGCTGGTCGCCGCGCTAGTCATTCCCATCACCATGTTGATGACCAGTTTCGGCATGGTGCAGGGTGGCGTGTCGGCCAATCTCATGAGCCTTGGGGCGCTCGATTTCGGCCTGATCGTCGATGGCGCGGTCATCATCGTAGAAAACGCATTGCGCCGCATGGCCGATGCGCAGCATCGCGAAGGGCGGCTGCTCACACTGGACGAACGCATGGCGACCATCGCCGGCGCCTCGCGCGAAATGATCCGTCCGTCCGTGTATGGGCAGGCGATCATCATCCTCGTGTACGTCCCGCTGCTCGCTTTGACGGGGGTGGAGGGCAAGACCTTCACGCCCATGGCGCTGACGGTCATTCTGGCGCTCATCTGCGCCTTCATCCTATCGCTGACGTTCGTCCCCGCCATGCTGGCCATCCTGCTTTCTAAGCCGGTGGAGGAAAAGGAAGGGCGCATCATCGGCTGGATCAAGGCGCGCTACGAACCAGGCCTCGTTGGCGCACTGCACCGCCCGAAACGGACAATCGGGGCGGCCGTGGTAGCGTTCGTAGCGGCGATCGGCGTCTTTCTGATGCTGGGGCAGGAGTTTCTGCCACAGCTCGATGAAGGGGACGCGACCGCACAAGTGCTGCGTATTCCCGGCACCTCGGTCGAACAGAGCCAAGCGATGCAGTTCGATGTCGAACGGGCGATCGCCACCCGGCCGCAGGTCCGCTTCGTCTTTTCGAAAACGGGGACGGCCGAACTGGCGTCGGACCCGATGCCGCCAAATATTTCCGACACCTTCATCATCATGAAGCCGCGCGACCAATGGCCCGATCCGTCCCTGCCAAAGGCTGAACTGGTAGCCGCTATCGAAAAGACGCTGGAAAAACTGCCCGGCCATGCATTCGAAATCAGCCAGCCTATCCAGATGCGTTTCAACGAACTGATCGCAGGCGTGCGCGGCGATGTGGCGGTGAAGGTCTTCGGCGACGATGCCGACGCCATGAACCGCGCCGCCAATCAGGTCGCGGCAGTGCTGCGCAAAACAGAAGGGGCTGCGGACGTCCGCGTCGAGCAGACAGAAGGCCTACCGATATTGGACATTCGCCCGCGGCGAGAGGCCTTGGCGCAGTTCGGCCTGTCGATGCGCGCCGTGCAGGATGTCGTGGCTGCCGCGATTGGCGGGCGGGATGCTGGCATGATCTTCGAAGGCGACCGGCGCTTTGCCGTCACCATCAGGCTCGATGACCGGCAAAGGGCGGACATGGCGCAACTAGGTCAGATTCCGGTGCCCACGCCCGGCGGCGCCTATGTGCCGCTGGGCAGCGTGGCGGATATCGGGGTCACTGACGGCCCGAACCAAATCAGCCGCGAAAACGGCAAACGGCGGATCGTGGTGCAGGCCAATATCCGCGGTCGCGACGTCGCAGGCGTGGTTGCGGATGCGCAGGCGGCGATCGCGTCCGATGTCCGCCTGCCCGCAGGCACCTACCTGGAATGGGGCGGGCAGTTCGAGAATCTGGCCTCCGCCCGTGATCGGTTGATGCTGGTGGTGCCAACCTGCTTTGCGGTCATTCTGCTACTCCTCTACGGAGCGCTGGGCAGGGTGCGGGATGCGGTGATCGTGTTCACGGGTGTCCCGCTGGCTCTCATCGGCGGTGTGCTGGCGTTGTTCCTGCGCGGCATGCCATTCTCCGTGTCCGCAGCGGTCGGGTTCATCGCCTTGTCGGGCATCGCCGTGCTCAACGGACTGGTGATGCTCACTTCTATCCAGCAACTGGTGGGCAAGGGTGTGGAGCCGGTCAGAGCCGCATGGGAAGGCGCGATGCAACGCCTGCGACCGGTCGTGATGACGGCTCTGGTGGCCTCGCTCGGCTTCGTACCCATGGCGCTCGCCACGGGATCGGGCGCGGAGGTGCAGAAGCCTTTAGCGACTGTCGTGATCGGCGGGTTGATTTCCGCCACTTTGCTCACCCTGTTCGTCTTGCCTACTCTTTATGCCCGGTTCGGATCATCCAATGGTGCAAAGGTGGGGCGCTATGACCACAATCCTGAGATCGGAAGAACATAA
- a CDS encoding M20/M25/M40 family metallo-hydrolase gives MGFAILPVLLCAAPAHAEDREGDRTAKLLADLVRIDTSNPPGDTRPIADHLKRLFDTAGIANEIIIAPNGKAAHFIARLKGDGSKRPILLAAHTDVVPADRMRWTVDPFGGVIKDGYLYGRGALDNKGAVAAFARAMLRITADNVPLARDIIFLAEADEEQGSYNTNWLAAHHWDKIDAEFSLNEGGSIRGVDGRVSEIAVSYADKLTVNLTLRVEGPAGHSSRPLGQDVSANDQLVAALNRLASHREPIALTPATRDYLTALAGLHPRALRQPVERLLSATTVAAREDAAAAVIAAGDTVSGWGMEGLLRNTTVLTMLQSGLKPNIIPGVAEATLNARLMPGTDLDAFLAKLRKAIGNDRVALTVLEGEERARLIRDRSAIAPSSLDSDLYRLIATTAKTHWPSAVIMPTLLVASTDATPWRQRGVPVYGISPFPVSGADAARVHGDDERVSLEAIGQGAAYIHDLVQKAAQKAGPAKGSRP, from the coding sequence ATGGGGTTTGCCATCTTGCCGGTGCTGCTTTGTGCAGCACCGGCGCATGCGGAGGATCGTGAAGGCGATCGGACAGCGAAGCTGCTGGCCGATCTCGTTCGGATCGATACGTCCAACCCGCCAGGCGATACGCGGCCGATTGCCGATCATCTCAAGCGCTTGTTCGATACGGCCGGCATCGCCAATGAAATTATCATCGCACCAAATGGCAAGGCTGCCCATTTTATCGCGCGGTTGAAGGGTGATGGAAGCAAACGCCCGATCCTTCTGGCTGCCCATACCGATGTAGTCCCCGCAGATCGCATGCGATGGACTGTCGATCCGTTCGGCGGCGTCATCAAGGACGGCTATCTCTACGGTCGGGGCGCGCTGGATAACAAGGGCGCGGTCGCCGCTTTCGCGCGCGCCATGCTGCGGATCACGGCGGACAATGTGCCGCTTGCCCGCGACATCATCTTTTTGGCCGAAGCGGATGAGGAACAGGGCAGCTACAACACCAACTGGCTGGCCGCCCATCATTGGGACAAGATCGACGCCGAGTTTTCGCTCAATGAGGGCGGGTCGATCCGGGGGGTCGATGGGCGCGTGAGCGAAATCGCCGTCAGCTATGCCGACAAGCTGACCGTCAATCTCACATTGCGGGTGGAGGGGCCGGCCGGCCACAGTTCCCGCCCGCTTGGGCAGGACGTCAGCGCCAACGATCAACTGGTCGCCGCCCTCAATCGGCTGGCATCCCATCGGGAGCCGATAGCGCTGACGCCGGCCACCAGGGATTATCTGACGGCGCTGGCCGGCCTGCATCCGCGCGCACTGCGCCAACCGGTCGAACGGCTTTTGTCCGCAACCACGGTGGCGGCACGGGAAGACGCCGCGGCCGCTGTCATCGCCGCAGGCGACACCGTGTCGGGGTGGGGTATGGAAGGGCTGCTGCGCAACACGACGGTCCTCACGATGCTGCAATCCGGGCTTAAGCCCAACATCATTCCGGGCGTGGCCGAAGCGACATTGAACGCCAGGTTGATGCCGGGCACCGACCTCGACGCCTTTCTCGCCAAGCTTCGCAAGGCGATCGGGAATGACCGGGTCGCCCTCACGGTGCTGGAAGGGGAGGAGCGTGCGAGGCTGATCCGGGACCGGTCGGCGATAGCCCCTTCATCGCTGGACTCGGATCTTTACCGGCTGATCGCGACGACGGCAAAGACGCATTGGCCCAGCGCGGTGATCATGCCGACGCTGCTTGTCGCCAGCACCGACGCGACGCCTTGGCGGCAACGCGGGGTGCCCGTCTATGGCATTTCGCCCTTCCCGGTCAGCGGCGCCGATGCTGCGCGCGTTCATGGCGACGACGAACGTGTCTCGCTCGAAGCGATCGGGCAGGGCGCCGCTTACATCCACGATCTCGTTCAAAAGGCCGCTCAGAAGGCGGGACCAGCCAAAGGAAGCCGACCATGA
- a CDS encoding efflux RND transporter periplasmic adaptor subunit yields MKKTFATPLALALLLAACGGGDTPPAAKADAHGQEGGDEDGEHEEGHEEEGHKAEEGVVAMTDDQIRAANITLVTVDAAGSGGALTLPAMVEGDPQGIQVVTAAIGGRIVALSRNLGESVRAGETLAVLESREAAQMQGEIEAASARLALARSNLAREQRLFAQRVSPEQDLIAARTAATEAGIALRLARQQLAATGRAGGGLNRVALPSPIAGQVIERKAMLGQVVTADAELYHIANLSQLSISLSLSASDAARLRPGAKVTVNGQGRTATASIRFLSPILDHQTRLVPAIATLDNGAGQWRIGESVTAVVALPAANGVRAISVPQAAVQTVEGQSSVFVRTATGFRTVPVQTGAVSGADILIVRGLKGGERIAAVGSFTLKAELGKGEAEHGH; encoded by the coding sequence ATGAAAAAGACATTTGCGACGCCGCTTGCGCTCGCCCTGCTGCTGGCCGCCTGTGGCGGCGGTGATACGCCCCCCGCGGCGAAAGCCGACGCCCATGGGCAGGAGGGCGGCGATGAAGACGGCGAGCATGAAGAGGGCCATGAAGAGGAAGGCCATAAGGCGGAAGAAGGCGTCGTCGCCATGACCGACGACCAGATTCGCGCCGCCAACATCACCCTCGTCACCGTCGACGCCGCCGGAAGCGGCGGCGCGCTGACGCTGCCCGCCATGGTGGAAGGCGATCCGCAGGGCATCCAGGTTGTCACCGCCGCGATCGGCGGGCGCATCGTCGCACTGAGCCGCAATCTGGGCGAATCCGTCCGCGCCGGCGAGACGCTGGCCGTGTTGGAAAGCCGCGAGGCCGCGCAGATGCAGGGCGAGATCGAGGCGGCATCGGCTCGCCTGGCGCTGGCGCGCAGCAATCTGGCGCGCGAACAGCGCCTGTTCGCGCAGCGTGTCTCCCCCGAACAGGATTTGATCGCCGCCCGCACCGCCGCGACCGAAGCGGGCATCGCCCTGCGGCTGGCGCGGCAGCAACTGGCCGCAACGGGCCGGGCAGGCGGTGGCCTCAACCGCGTCGCATTGCCATCGCCTATTGCCGGTCAAGTCATTGAAAGAAAAGCCATGTTGGGGCAGGTTGTGACGGCTGACGCGGAACTGTACCACATCGCCAATCTCTCACAACTGTCCATCTCGCTGTCTCTTTCCGCATCCGATGCAGCTCGGCTGCGGCCCGGCGCAAAGGTAACGGTGAACGGGCAGGGCCGCACTGCCACCGCCAGCATCCGCTTCCTCTCGCCAATCCTTGACCACCAGACCCGGCTGGTCCCGGCCATCGCCACGCTGGACAATGGGGCGGGCCAATGGCGCATCGGGGAAAGCGTGACGGCGGTGGTCGCGCTGCCCGCCGCCAACGGCGTGCGCGCGATCAGCGTGCCGCAGGCGGCCGTTCAGACGGTCGAGGGGCAATCGAGCGTGTTCGTCCGCACTGCCACCGGCTTTCGCACCGTCCCGGTCCAGACCGGCGCGGTCAGCGGCGCAGACATATTGATCGTCCGTGGCCTCAAAGGCGGCGAACGCATCGCCGCCGTCGGCAGCTTCACTCTCAAGGCTGAGCTTGGCAAGGGCGAAGCGGAACATGGGCATTGA
- a CDS encoding type II toxin-antitoxin system RelE/ParE family toxin: MIVQEYIREDGSSPFRSWFDDLDTQAGAKVATAIVRLELGNLSNVKWIGGGVGEYPIDWGPGYRLYLGQDGDELIILFVGGTKKRQQADINRASLLLTEYKSRKATAKKAKG; this comes from the coding sequence TTGATCGTACAGGAGTATATCCGCGAAGACGGCTCCAGCCCGTTCCGTTCATGGTTTGACGATCTCGACACCCAAGCGGGGGCAAAGGTGGCGACGGCGATTGTCAGACTGGAGTTGGGCAATCTGTCGAATGTTAAATGGATAGGCGGCGGAGTTGGAGAATATCCGATCGATTGGGGGCCGGGCTATCGGCTCTATCTTGGACAGGATGGAGATGAACTGATCATCCTGTTTGTAGGTGGAACGAAGAAGCGACAGCAGGCCGATATCAATCGTGCCAGCCTGCTGTTGACGGAGTATAAGAGCCGTAAGGCGACTGCGAAGAAAGCCAAGGGATAG